In one Rhodothermales bacterium genomic region, the following are encoded:
- a CDS encoding TonB-dependent receptor has protein sequence QPGGNPALKPERGRSYEAGLRWQPGRFALRPSAEVTYFVQHTRDQIVWQPVSGVVWSPENIARVHARGIEASAGLRSPGRLALEAEASYTLTDARDWSDPSGASFNRQVRYVPRHLARVYIGAGWRRQGWSVSVDVASRYTGRRFVTTDETQALEAYLLADAGVRVGRRIGPARLRVGAHLENMLDTAYEGIKGYPMPPRRLVLTARLAL, from the coding sequence CAGCCCGGCGGCAACCCGGCGCTCAAGCCCGAGCGGGGCCGATCTTACGAGGCCGGCCTGCGCTGGCAGCCGGGGCGATTCGCGCTGCGCCCGTCCGCCGAAGTCACCTATTTCGTTCAACACACGCGCGATCAGATCGTGTGGCAGCCGGTGTCGGGCGTCGTATGGTCGCCCGAGAACATTGCCCGCGTTCATGCGCGGGGCATCGAAGCCTCGGCCGGCCTCCGGAGTCCGGGCCGGCTGGCACTCGAGGCCGAGGCGTCGTATACGCTGACGGACGCGCGGGACTGGTCGGACCCCTCCGGCGCGTCGTTCAACCGGCAGGTCCGGTACGTGCCTCGCCATCTGGCGCGGGTGTATATCGGCGCTGGCTGGCGGCGCCAGGGCTGGTCGGTGTCTGTCGACGTAGCCAGCCGGTACACGGGCCGGCGGTTTGTTACGACCGACGAGACCCAGGCGTTGGAGGCGTATCTGCTGGCCGACGCCGGCGTTCGGGTCGGCCGGCGCATCGGGCCGGCACGGCTCCGGGTCGGCGCCCATCTGGAAAATATGCTGGATACCGCCTACGAGGGCATCAAGGGGTACCCGATGCCACCGCGCCGGCTGGTGCTGACGGCGCGGCTTGCCCTGTAG